Proteins encoded within one genomic window of Dethiobacter alkaliphilus AHT 1:
- the hepT gene encoding type VII toxin-antitoxin system HepT family RNase toxin, whose product MLDISHHIVSRKHLGTPKTYRETLELLEQNGIIDKEHLPTFINMVKFRNRAVHLYDEIAEEEIYKIIQNHLTDCDKFIAAIVQHCMNEQ is encoded by the coding sequence ATGTTAGACATCTCCCATCATATAGTCTCTAGAAAGCATTTGGGAACGCCAAAAACATATCGTGAAACATTAGAATTGCTGGAACAGAATGGCATCATCGATAAAGAACATCTACCAACATTTATTAACATGGTTAAATTCCGTAACAGAGCTGTACATTTATATGATGAAATTGCTGAAGAGGAGATTTATAAAATAATCCAGAATCACCTAACCGATTGTGATAAGTTTATCGCTGCAATTGTACAGCATTGCATGAATGAACAATAG
- the mntA gene encoding type VII toxin-antitoxin system MntA family adenylyltransferase antitoxin — protein sequence MVRLSRIPEKININSHIKDIQNYFSNRAEIAAAFLFGSYGTQYQTPLSDVDIAILYIPGTPVDIKNQLEIMSDLADITGEEDINVVVLNKAPLTVQFEVLKTGKILVKKELYLEDFHEYVCKRYADFKIDLDQFNADYDSALREVYLSGQSG from the coding sequence ATGGTACGTTTAAGTAGAATACCTGAAAAAATCAATATAAATTCTCACATTAAAGACATTCAAAACTATTTTAGTAACCGAGCTGAAATAGCTGCAGCTTTTCTGTTTGGTTCATACGGTACTCAATACCAAACCCCACTCAGTGATGTAGATATTGCTATTTTGTATATTCCAGGCACACCAGTAGATATAAAGAACCAATTGGAAATAATGAGCGATTTGGCCGACATCACCGGGGAAGAAGATATTAACGTAGTTGTCCTGAACAAAGCCCCCTTAACGGTTCAGTTTGAAGTGTTGAAAACAGGAAAGATTCTTGTAAAAAAAGAGCTGTATCTTGAAGACTTCCATGAATATGTCTGCAAACGTTATGCCGATTTCAAAATAGATTTGGACCAATTTAACGCAGATTACGATTCAGCCCTGCGGGAGGTGTACCTCAGTGGTCAATCGGGATAA
- a CDS encoding type II toxin-antitoxin system VapB family antitoxin: protein MRTNIVIDDKLLEQAMHVSGLTTKKDVVNKALSEFVQRHTRKDLRELQGKIQFTDDYDYKIMRKRC from the coding sequence GTGCGTACGAATATTGTAATCGATGACAAACTTTTGGAACAGGCGATGCATGTTTCTGGATTAACTACGAAAAAGGACGTAGTTAACAAAGCTTTGTCTGAGTTTGTGCAGCGTCATACACGTAAGGACTTGAGGGAACTGCAAGGTAAAATTCAATTCACGGATGATTATGATTACAAAATAATGAGAAAGAGGTGCTAA
- the vapC gene encoding type II toxin-antitoxin system VapC family toxin, whose protein sequence is MVLVDTSVLISFLKGQADEKVELFKDVLSRDIPFGISSYTYQEVLQGARNEAEFNTLKEYLATQQIYYLKPEVSTYEKAARIYFDLRRKEVTTRSTIDILIALTAIENKLALLHNDNDFMSDYIPDLMVLNSL, encoded by the coding sequence ATGGTACTAGTTGACACCTCTGTGCTTATTAGTTTTTTAAAAGGACAAGCAGATGAAAAAGTAGAGCTTTTTAAAGATGTTCTTTCCCGAGATATCCCTTTTGGAATATCGTCCTACACCTATCAAGAAGTTTTACAAGGGGCGAGAAATGAGGCAGAGTTTAATACTTTAAAAGAATATCTTGCAACTCAACAAATCTATTATTTAAAGCCAGAAGTCTCTACTTATGAGAAGGCTGCCAGAATTTACTTTGATTTGAGACGTAAGGAAGTGACCACGCGAAGTACTATTGATATACTTATTGCCCTAACCGCTATTGAAAACAAGTTAGCACTGCTTCATAATGATAATGATTTTATGTCAGATTACATTCCGGACCTCATGGTGCTGAATTCGTTATGA
- a CDS encoding class I SAM-dependent DNA methyltransferase: MNENKRARTKNFYNIIARLYDPFKNLWNKVFSQKAEQKFSNFLLSNVDKNKTILELGCGTAVNLEKIHELNLSFKSYVGVDLTPNMLEAAKNKFPSDSAIEFLQEDLYDFVNNEIKNNRTYDIILCTWVLSHLEHQGQLINEIQKLLNDNGKLFLIFTTKPKWYVSFWMTPLFKWIFSGNYVPETEIKQFNNVLNFQQFSANMVSVVEIGE; this comes from the coding sequence TTGAATGAAAATAAAAGAGCTAGAACAAAGAATTTTTATAATATAATTGCCCGTTTATACGATCCTTTTAAAAATCTATGGAACAAAGTATTTTCACAAAAAGCAGAACAAAAATTCAGTAATTTTTTATTATCTAACGTTGATAAAAATAAAACAATACTGGAGTTAGGATGTGGAACAGCTGTTAACTTGGAAAAAATTCATGAACTAAACCTGTCTTTTAAAAGTTATGTAGGAGTTGATCTTACACCAAATATGCTAGAGGCAGCTAAAAATAAATTCCCTTCTGATTCTGCTATTGAGTTTCTACAAGAAGATTTATATGATTTTGTAAATAATGAAATTAAAAATAATAGAACTTATGATATTATTCTATGCACCTGGGTCTTATCTCATCTTGAACATCAAGGACAGTTAATTAATGAAATACAAAAACTCCTTAACGATAACGGTAAATTGTTTTTAATATTTACCACCAAACCCAAGTGGTATGTAAGTTTTTGGATGACTCCTTTATTTAAATGGATTTTTTCAGGTAATTATGTCCCTGAAACCGAGATAAAACAATTTAATAATGTTTTAAATTTTCAGCAGTTTTCTGCTAATATGGTCTCAGTGGTAGAAATTGGGGAGTAG